A part of Myxococcus landrumus genomic DNA contains:
- a CDS encoding glucose 1-dehydrogenase — protein sequence MKRVEGKVALITGAAGGLGSAAARMLAREGARVVVTDRAAQEAAGRAVAESLGDGQGLFLALDVTREEDWVRAMEATQARFGRLDVLVNNAGMGIPKDVESLSLEEWRLVHAVNLDGTFLGCKHGIRAMRQCGARGSIINVSSQAGLMGVPSLAAYASAKGAVRMFTKTVALHCAEKGYGIRCNSIHPTFIETNMVKALLEASGAPDRAREGMRRSIPLGSLGEPDDVAHGIVYLASDESKLMTGAELVLDGGGTA from the coding sequence ATGAAACGCGTGGAAGGCAAGGTGGCACTGATTACGGGCGCGGCGGGCGGGCTGGGCAGCGCGGCGGCGCGGATGCTCGCGCGCGAGGGCGCTCGGGTGGTCGTCACGGACCGGGCCGCGCAGGAAGCCGCGGGCCGCGCGGTGGCCGAGTCCCTGGGAGACGGCCAGGGCCTGTTCCTGGCGCTGGACGTCACGCGCGAGGAGGACTGGGTCCGCGCCATGGAGGCGACCCAGGCGCGCTTCGGACGGCTGGACGTGCTCGTCAACAACGCGGGCATGGGCATCCCCAAGGACGTGGAGAGCCTCTCCCTGGAGGAGTGGCGGCTGGTGCACGCCGTCAACCTGGACGGCACGTTCCTGGGCTGCAAGCACGGCATCCGCGCGATGCGCCAGTGCGGCGCGCGCGGCTCCATCATCAACGTCTCCTCGCAGGCGGGCCTCATGGGAGTCCCCTCCCTGGCGGCCTACGCCAGCGCGAAGGGCGCCGTGCGCATGTTCACCAAGACGGTGGCGCTGCACTGCGCGGAGAAGGGCTACGGCATCCGCTGCAACTCCATCCACCCCACCTTCATCGAGACGAACATGGTGAAGGCGCTGCTGGAGGCCAGCGGCGCGCCCGACCGCGCGCGCGAGGGCATGCGCCGCTCCATCCCCCTGGGCTCGCTGGGAGAGCCGGACGATGTCGCCCACGGCATCGTCTACCTCGCCTCGGATGAGTCGAAGCTGATGACGGGCGCGGAGCTGGTGCTCGACGGCGGCGGCACCGCGTAG
- a CDS encoding OmpA/MotB family protein, with protein sequence MRTRLILASLVALSTGCVTQGTFDAKALEADQLSKGLNDEKGARAAAEAKVKELSEQITAQAQEKQALETRLTTSESRLTAGAAERRALQDENAKLSALNDELARNSKKLAQAKEELEKKSSEYENLAQSLKQEISEGKIELSELKGRMTVQLKDKILFASGSSRVGKEGTAALVKIAEALKTVQGKIIRVEGHTDDVPTGGGQFQTNWELSLARAMAVVRTLQDSGVDPTRLSAAGYGQYQPIAANDSAENRSLNRRIEIVLAPKL encoded by the coding sequence ATGCGGACACGGCTGATTCTGGCATCGCTGGTGGCGCTCTCCACGGGTTGCGTCACGCAAGGCACGTTCGACGCGAAGGCCCTGGAAGCGGACCAGCTCTCCAAGGGGCTCAACGACGAGAAGGGTGCTCGCGCCGCCGCCGAGGCCAAGGTGAAGGAGCTGTCGGAGCAAATCACCGCTCAGGCGCAGGAGAAGCAGGCGCTGGAGACGCGCCTCACCACCTCCGAGTCGAGGCTCACTGCGGGCGCCGCCGAGCGTCGCGCGCTGCAGGACGAGAACGCGAAGCTCTCCGCGCTCAACGACGAGCTGGCGCGCAACTCCAAGAAGCTGGCGCAGGCGAAGGAGGAGCTGGAGAAGAAGAGCTCCGAGTACGAGAACCTGGCGCAGAGCCTCAAGCAGGAGATTTCGGAAGGGAAGATTGAGCTGTCCGAGCTCAAGGGCCGGATGACGGTGCAGCTCAAGGACAAGATTCTCTTCGCCTCCGGCTCGTCGCGCGTGGGCAAGGAAGGCACGGCGGCGCTGGTGAAGATCGCCGAGGCGCTCAAGACGGTGCAGGGCAAGATCATCCGCGTGGAAGGCCACACGGACGACGTGCCGACGGGCGGCGGGCAGTTCCAGACCAACTGGGAGCTGAGCCTGGCGCGCGCCATGGCGGTGGTGCGGACGCTCCAGGACTCGGGCGTGGACCCGACCCGGCTGTCGGCGGCGGGCTATGGCCAGTACCAGCCCATTGCCGCCAACGATTCGGCGGAGAACCGCAGCCTGAACCGTCGCATCGAAATCGTGCTCGCGCCGAAGTTGTGA
- a CDS encoding chalcone isomerase family protein, whose amino-acid sequence MKEQALRSVARGLVLGLTLLSGVAFAGQKQVGGVRMPDSLTLQGRTVALAHMELHKRFIFKVYVWSLYLEDHPRNASEAIASNSVKRLHFRFLRDISRSQLVESLRNGLHRNPDLREGPLAQQVGVMLASLRDVEKGGDLIITYTPGGGLEIAGEASGGVFIPGKSFADALFSAWLDVHPIFPR is encoded by the coding sequence ATGAAGGAGCAGGCGTTGCGCAGTGTCGCGCGGGGGCTCGTGCTGGGGCTGACCCTGCTGTCCGGGGTGGCGTTCGCCGGGCAGAAGCAGGTGGGCGGGGTCCGCATGCCGGACTCGCTGACGCTCCAAGGCCGCACCGTGGCGCTGGCCCACATGGAGCTGCACAAGCGCTTCATCTTCAAGGTCTACGTGTGGAGCCTCTACCTGGAGGACCACCCGCGCAACGCGTCGGAGGCCATCGCCTCCAACTCCGTCAAGCGCCTCCACTTCCGCTTCCTGCGCGACATCAGCCGCTCCCAACTGGTGGAGAGCCTGCGCAACGGCCTGCACCGCAACCCGGACCTGCGCGAGGGGCCCCTGGCCCAGCAGGTCGGGGTGATGCTGGCCTCGCTGCGAGACGTGGAGAAGGGCGGGGACCTCATCATCACGTACACGCCCGGGGGTGGATTGGAGATCGCAGGGGAAGCCAGTGGGGGTGTCTTCATCCCCGGGAAATCCTTTGCGGATGCGCTCTTTTCGGCGTGGCTGGACGTGCACCCCATCTTCCCGCGTTGA
- a CDS encoding zinc-dependent alcohol dehydrogenase family protein, with the protein MKAVRFSKFGHPLKVVEVVEEPDAELKSGEARLEVLATPINPSDVLTLTGQYGSLPKLPAVPGNEGVGRVVEVKDATSVRVGDLVFLPLGSGTWRTRLVAPAEGLQVVPPGTDVKQASMLFINPPTADILLREFISLQPGDWVLQNAANSGVGRYLITLAKRAGYKTLNVVRREELAKELTELGADVVLTDTDELPKQVREATGGAKVRLAIDAVGGDSTRRLGDALASGGTVVNYGVMSGKGPKLSAEASIFKDITLRGFWLVLWLKRASREQQGEMFGRLAKLVTDGTLRTPVEGTFSLDAIQDALARAMEGGRGGKVLLTPNGPV; encoded by the coding sequence ATGAAAGCGGTCCGCTTCTCGAAGTTCGGGCATCCGTTGAAGGTGGTGGAGGTGGTGGAGGAGCCCGACGCGGAGCTCAAGTCCGGCGAGGCGCGCCTGGAGGTGCTGGCCACGCCCATCAACCCCTCGGACGTCCTCACCCTCACGGGACAGTACGGCTCGCTGCCCAAGCTGCCCGCGGTGCCCGGCAACGAGGGCGTGGGCCGCGTCGTCGAGGTGAAGGATGCGACGTCCGTGCGCGTGGGGGACCTGGTGTTCCTGCCCCTGGGCTCGGGCACGTGGCGCACGCGGCTGGTGGCTCCCGCCGAGGGGCTGCAGGTGGTGCCGCCGGGCACGGACGTGAAGCAGGCGTCCATGTTGTTCATCAACCCGCCCACCGCCGACATCCTCCTGCGCGAGTTCATCTCCCTCCAGCCCGGCGACTGGGTGCTGCAGAACGCCGCCAACTCCGGCGTGGGCCGCTACCTCATCACCCTGGCGAAGCGCGCGGGCTACAAGACGCTCAACGTGGTGCGCCGCGAGGAGCTGGCCAAGGAGCTCACCGAGCTGGGCGCGGACGTCGTGCTGACGGACACGGATGAACTGCCCAAGCAGGTGCGCGAGGCGACGGGCGGCGCCAAGGTGCGGCTGGCCATCGACGCGGTGGGGGGAGACTCCACGCGGCGGCTCGGCGATGCGCTGGCCTCGGGCGGCACGGTGGTCAACTACGGCGTCATGTCCGGCAAGGGCCCCAAGCTGTCGGCGGAGGCCTCCATCTTCAAGGACATCACCCTGCGCGGCTTCTGGCTGGTGCTGTGGCTCAAGCGCGCCTCGCGCGAGCAGCAGGGCGAGATGTTCGGCCGGCTGGCGAAGCTCGTGACGGACGGCACGCTGAGGACGCCCGTCGAGGGCACCTTCTCGCTGGACGCCATCCAGGACGCGCTGGCTCGCGCGATGGAAGGCGGCCGCGGCGGCAAGGTGCTGCTCACGCCCAACGGACCTGTTTGA
- a CDS encoding TonB-dependent receptor: protein MKTLFAVLCFFVATGALAQAPDGGVADPDAGAPTGVLTKPPELLRQVEAPYPPEAAAQQLEGTVVMVIDISETGTVTNVEVTGPAGHGFDEAAVEAVKQFQFEPAHVDHVPAPVRIQYAYQFVFRPVQPEPSEDGGVATPEAPVNFSGRALERGSRKPLSGAEVVIPDLGLSTVADEDGRFSFRGVPLGTHEVLVVLGGYDRFRTKETLSEGLETRATYYVQKRIFSAFETVVRSERERKEVTSTTLQVAEVQRVPGTQGDTLKVVQNLPGVARPAFNGGQLVIRGTSPQESGVFLDGQRIPLLFHFGGLTSVYNSELLDALDYLPGNFSSYYGDITGGVINVRSREPKMDRIHATAGVSVIESNAVIEGPITDTLGFAIGGRRSYVDLVLGLVPEGDGPSLQVAPRYYDAQLKLVWKPKALPRHTFSLQGLTSRDRLGLVFDRPSDNDPTVTGGLDVTTGFNQLRLRHQYRADALTLDTQALVGNTLVEFAVGARNLRIASTDLSLRSTAEYVLRESLTLAGGVDVTSNFAQVKALIQRPPREGEPPRPLINEALVTADGDFVQFFPSLWVEGRVSPVKGLLVVPGVRAEGYVFTDQKEARYSLNPRLAVRYALTDAVTLKGGAGVYHGPPIQDEASVDFGNPDLKAKRSLQYSVGAEWQPRQEWFVSGEVFYNDLDDLIVRSDALVERGGERVPERLKNGGVGRIYGLEVLIRRSLTERLFGWISYTLSRSERRDAPGAAWRLFDNDQTHVLTAIASYKLPKGWEVGARFRFASGNPTTPVVGSVRDDTNDVFLPLFAAVNSRRLPSFNQLDIRVDKVLVFDTWTLDLYLDLTNAYHNPAVEGIAYNYNYSQSAYFEGLPILPVLGAKGSF, encoded by the coding sequence ATGAAAACGCTCTTCGCCGTCCTCTGTTTCTTCGTCGCCACCGGGGCGCTGGCCCAGGCCCCGGATGGTGGCGTCGCCGACCCCGACGCGGGCGCCCCCACCGGTGTGCTGACCAAGCCCCCGGAGCTGCTGCGTCAGGTGGAAGCGCCGTATCCACCGGAGGCCGCCGCCCAGCAGTTGGAGGGGACGGTGGTGATGGTCATCGACATCTCGGAGACGGGCACCGTCACGAATGTCGAGGTGACCGGGCCCGCGGGACACGGCTTCGACGAGGCCGCGGTGGAGGCGGTGAAGCAGTTCCAGTTCGAGCCCGCGCACGTGGACCATGTCCCCGCGCCGGTGCGCATCCAGTACGCGTACCAGTTCGTCTTCCGGCCCGTGCAGCCGGAGCCGTCCGAGGACGGCGGCGTCGCCACGCCGGAAGCGCCGGTGAACTTCAGTGGCCGGGCGCTGGAGCGGGGCTCGCGCAAGCCGCTTTCGGGCGCGGAGGTCGTGATTCCGGACCTGGGCCTGTCCACCGTCGCGGACGAGGACGGGCGCTTCTCCTTCCGAGGCGTGCCGCTGGGCACGCACGAGGTGCTGGTGGTGCTGGGCGGATATGACCGCTTCCGCACGAAGGAGACGCTGTCGGAGGGCCTGGAGACGCGCGCCACGTACTACGTGCAGAAGCGCATCTTCAGCGCCTTCGAGACGGTGGTGCGCAGCGAGCGTGAGCGCAAGGAGGTGACGAGCACCACGCTTCAAGTGGCGGAGGTGCAGCGCGTGCCCGGCACGCAGGGCGACACGCTCAAGGTGGTGCAGAACCTGCCCGGCGTCGCGCGCCCCGCGTTCAACGGAGGCCAGCTCGTCATTCGAGGCACCAGTCCGCAGGAGTCCGGCGTCTTCCTGGACGGCCAGCGCATCCCGCTGCTGTTCCACTTCGGCGGGCTGACGAGTGTCTACAACTCCGAGCTGCTGGACGCGCTCGACTACCTGCCCGGCAACTTCTCCTCGTACTACGGCGACATCACGGGTGGCGTCATCAACGTGCGCAGCCGCGAGCCGAAGATGGACCGCATCCACGCCACGGCGGGCGTGAGCGTCATCGAGTCCAACGCGGTCATCGAGGGGCCGATTACGGACACGCTGGGGTTCGCGATTGGCGGGCGTCGCTCGTACGTGGACCTGGTGTTGGGGCTGGTGCCGGAGGGAGATGGCCCGAGCCTCCAGGTGGCGCCGCGCTACTACGACGCGCAGCTCAAGCTGGTGTGGAAGCCGAAGGCGCTGCCTCGGCACACGTTCTCGCTCCAGGGGCTCACGTCGCGAGACAGGCTGGGATTGGTATTCGACCGGCCGTCGGACAACGACCCCACCGTCACGGGGGGGCTGGATGTCACCACGGGCTTCAACCAACTGCGGCTGCGGCATCAGTACCGCGCGGACGCGCTCACGTTGGACACGCAGGCGCTGGTGGGCAACACGCTGGTGGAGTTCGCGGTGGGGGCGCGCAACCTGCGCATCGCGTCCACGGACCTGAGCCTGCGCTCGACGGCCGAGTACGTGCTGCGCGAGTCGCTGACGCTGGCGGGTGGCGTGGATGTGACGAGCAACTTCGCGCAGGTGAAGGCGCTCATCCAGCGCCCGCCGCGCGAGGGCGAGCCACCCCGGCCGCTCATCAACGAGGCGCTCGTCACCGCGGATGGGGACTTCGTGCAGTTCTTCCCCTCGCTGTGGGTGGAGGGCCGCGTGAGTCCGGTGAAGGGGCTGCTCGTGGTGCCGGGTGTTCGCGCGGAGGGGTACGTGTTCACGGACCAGAAGGAGGCCCGGTACTCGCTCAACCCGAGGCTCGCGGTGCGCTACGCGCTCACGGACGCGGTGACGCTGAAGGGAGGCGCGGGCGTGTACCACGGGCCTCCCATCCAGGATGAGGCCAGCGTGGACTTCGGCAATCCGGACCTGAAGGCCAAGCGCTCGTTGCAGTACAGCGTGGGCGCGGAGTGGCAGCCGCGCCAGGAGTGGTTCGTCAGCGGCGAGGTCTTCTACAACGACTTGGATGACCTCATCGTGCGCTCGGATGCGCTGGTGGAGCGCGGTGGGGAGCGGGTGCCGGAGCGGCTGAAGAACGGGGGCGTGGGACGCATCTACGGGTTGGAGGTGCTCATCCGCCGCTCGTTGACCGAGCGCCTGTTCGGCTGGATTTCGTACACGCTGAGCCGCAGTGAGCGGCGGGATGCGCCAGGGGCTGCGTGGCGCTTGTTCGACAACGACCAGACGCACGTGCTGACGGCGATTGCGTCCTACAAGCTGCCGAAGGGCTGGGAAGTGGGGGCCCGCTTCCGCTTCGCGTCGGGGAATCCGACGACGCCGGTGGTGGGCTCGGTGCGCGATGACACCAACGACGTGTTCCTGCCGTTGTTCGCGGCGGTGAACTCGCGGCGGCTGCCGTCGTTCAACCAGTTGGATATCCGCGTCGACAAGGTCCTCGTCTTCGACACGTGGACGCTGGACCTCTACCTGGATTTGACGAACGCGTACCACAACCCGGCGGTGGAGGGCATCGCCTACAACTACAACTACAGCCAGAGCGCCTACTTCGAGGGACTGCCCATCCTCCCCGTCCTCGGCGCGAAGGGGAGCTTCTAG
- a CDS encoding lysylphosphatidylglycerol synthase domain-containing protein, protein MDNVRGEMTLGRPMRAAVMVPPVGVPWKRRAAGWLRPLFAMMGLGMLALLVRRVGPRELGQVLLDAAPWLPWVALLEVGRQAMDALATRAAYGAKAEHVPLRLLARAQLIGTAVSSMAPAGRAAAEATKAALLSPHMGGATAAAAAATSQAASLAAGGLISFPCAAASYVLTGWSAFTFAMLGHGVLLVGASTGMRACMRARRPCSWLARRSPRLAHHTEQFRETACHGALLPWGPMLAFLSSRGLQVAQYAVLTHAVGIDTSVVQALFSQGLYLCALAVGSLVPGQVGVSDGAFALAAGVLDTTAARAMSVALLSHLVQLVFVTAGALTPLVWRLPATPRPASPAPVYR, encoded by the coding sequence GTGGACAACGTGCGCGGGGAGATGACCCTGGGGCGGCCGATGCGGGCCGCGGTGATGGTTCCGCCGGTGGGGGTGCCCTGGAAGCGAAGGGCGGCGGGATGGCTCAGGCCCCTGTTCGCGATGATGGGGCTGGGCATGCTGGCGCTCCTGGTGCGCCGCGTGGGGCCGAGGGAGCTGGGCCAGGTCCTGCTGGACGCGGCGCCGTGGTTGCCATGGGTGGCGCTCCTGGAGGTGGGACGTCAGGCCATGGACGCGCTCGCCACGCGGGCCGCGTATGGCGCGAAGGCGGAGCACGTCCCCTTGCGGCTGCTGGCGCGCGCGCAGCTCATCGGCACCGCGGTGTCCAGCATGGCGCCCGCGGGCCGGGCGGCGGCGGAGGCCACCAAGGCCGCGCTCCTGTCCCCTCACATGGGCGGCGCCACGGCGGCGGCTGCTGCTGCCACGTCCCAGGCCGCGTCACTGGCCGCTGGCGGCCTCATCTCCTTTCCCTGCGCGGCGGCGTCCTATGTGCTGACGGGCTGGTCCGCCTTCACCTTCGCGATGTTGGGGCATGGCGTGCTGCTGGTGGGCGCCTCCACGGGGATGCGCGCGTGCATGCGGGCGCGGCGGCCCTGCTCCTGGCTGGCGCGCCGCTCCCCGCGTCTGGCGCACCACACGGAGCAGTTCCGCGAGACGGCGTGCCACGGCGCGCTCCTTCCGTGGGGGCCCATGCTGGCCTTCTTGAGCAGCCGAGGACTCCAGGTGGCCCAGTACGCGGTGCTCACGCACGCGGTGGGCATCGACACGTCCGTCGTGCAGGCGCTGTTCTCCCAGGGGCTCTACCTGTGCGCGCTGGCGGTGGGCTCGCTGGTGCCGGGGCAGGTGGGCGTGAGCGACGGAGCGTTCGCGCTGGCGGCGGGCGTGCTGGACACCACCGCGGCGCGCGCCATGTCCGTGGCGCTGCTGAGTCACCTGGTGCAGCTCGTCTTCGTCACGGCGGGCGCGCTCACGCCGCTGGTGTGGAGGCTGCCGGCGACACCCCGGCCGGCTTCACCCGCACCGGTGTACCGTTGA
- a CDS encoding 3-oxoacyl-ACP synthase III family protein: MYLHALGHFHPPNLLTNGFLEELGLETSDAWILERVGIRSRHTVLPLEYLRETRNRDVRAAQEAALFSNAETGARAARMALERAGLKPSDIGLVVGGGCSPDECIPAESNRVAEKLGIDAPAVDLQSACSSFCTQLHFLTGMRPERLPEYVLVVNVDNSTRVVDYSDRSSAVLWGDGSSAAVLSPRVPGRWRVTETRLAGDPSGAEKVRVPRVGHFTQHGAEVQKFAIRRSGETLLDLRGHYLAQHPGKGPRDVTFIGHQANLRMLESVQRRCEVPDARHLYNVHLRGNTGAAGAPGVLSEHWDDASLGDAVVLSVVGSGLTWSGALLERVLPGSP; the protein is encoded by the coding sequence ATGTACTTGCACGCGCTCGGTCATTTTCATCCCCCCAACCTCCTGACGAATGGCTTCCTCGAGGAACTGGGGCTCGAGACGTCGGATGCCTGGATTCTGGAGCGGGTGGGCATCCGCTCCCGGCACACGGTGCTGCCGCTGGAATACCTCCGGGAGACCCGCAACCGGGACGTGCGCGCGGCGCAGGAGGCGGCGCTCTTCAGCAACGCGGAGACGGGGGCTCGCGCGGCGCGCATGGCCCTGGAGCGCGCGGGGCTGAAGCCGTCGGACATCGGCCTGGTGGTGGGCGGCGGGTGCAGCCCGGATGAGTGCATCCCCGCCGAGTCCAACCGCGTGGCGGAGAAGCTGGGCATCGACGCGCCGGCGGTGGACCTCCAGTCCGCCTGCTCGTCGTTCTGCACGCAACTGCACTTCCTCACCGGCATGCGCCCGGAGCGGCTGCCGGAGTACGTGCTGGTGGTCAACGTGGACAACTCCACGCGCGTGGTGGACTACTCGGACCGCTCCTCGGCGGTGCTGTGGGGGGATGGCTCCTCCGCGGCCGTGCTGTCGCCTCGAGTGCCCGGCCGCTGGCGTGTCACCGAGACGCGGCTGGCTGGAGACCCGTCGGGCGCGGAGAAGGTTCGGGTGCCTCGCGTGGGGCACTTCACCCAGCACGGGGCGGAGGTGCAGAAGTTCGCCATCCGCCGCTCGGGGGAGACGTTGCTGGACCTGCGGGGCCACTACCTCGCCCAGCATCCAGGCAAGGGCCCGCGGGACGTCACCTTCATCGGCCACCAGGCCAACCTGCGCATGCTGGAGTCCGTCCAGCGGCGCTGCGAGGTGCCGGATGCCCGCCACCTCTACAACGTCCACCTGCGCGGCAACACGGGCGCGGCCGGGGCCCCCGGTGTGCTGAGCGAGCACTGGGACGATGCCTCGCTGGGGGACGCGGTGGTGCTGAGCGTGGTCGGCAGTGGCCTCACCTGGTCCGGCGCCCTGCTGGAGCGTGTCCTGCCTGGCTCGCCGTAG
- a CDS encoding molybdopterin oxidoreductase family protein, whose translation MSTTEASRVHFRTCNLCEAMCGLRIELKGERITSIRGDEEDPFSRGHVCPKALALKDLHEDPDRLRHPLRRTATGWERVSWDAALDEAATRLHAVQQAHGKDAVASYLGNPNVHNLGNMVFAPALVKTLRSRNRFSATSVDQLPHQLVSYAMFGHQLLIPIPDLDHTRHLLVLGANPLASNGSLMTAPDIRARLRAIQERGGKLVVVDPRRTETAAIADTHVFIRPGTDALLLLALVHVALVEHTPRPNHLSTRLEGLDAVKELVRDFPPERTARHTGVPAEVVRGLARDFITSESAVCYGRMGLSTQPFGSLCQWLINVLNITTGNLDRRGGAMFTQPAFDIVGGPRAMGLGRGSLGRWKSRVRGLPEFGGELPSAVMAEEMLTPGEGRIRALVTLAGNPVLSTPNGAQLERALAGLDFMVSLDPYLNETTRHAHLILPPVSPLERGHYDVAFHVLAVRNTAKYSPPLFPPAPDAHEDWQTTLELQHRLQNLRRGRPSLRQTLLHQALRRMGPERLLDIGLRMGPHGARFNPLRKGMSLAKLRESPHGVDLGPLQPCLPSRLQTKDRRIHLAPEALTADVRRLRDTFPEHTASDVETGDERLLLIGRRHLRDNNSWMHNVQGLVKGKPRCTLMMHPEDAARLGLSDGMSAVVTSRVGEVTVPVAVTGDIMPGVVSLPHGYGHRREGTGQRIAAEHAGISHNDLTDELSVDVPSGNAAFNGTPVRVKPAGVSPAASTPAA comes from the coding sequence ATGAGCACCACGGAAGCGTCCCGCGTTCATTTCCGCACGTGCAACCTGTGCGAGGCGATGTGCGGCCTTCGCATCGAGCTGAAGGGTGAGCGCATCACCTCCATCCGGGGAGACGAAGAGGACCCGTTCAGCCGCGGCCACGTCTGCCCCAAGGCGTTGGCGCTCAAGGACCTGCACGAGGACCCGGACCGGCTGCGCCACCCCCTGCGGCGCACGGCGACGGGCTGGGAGCGCGTGTCCTGGGACGCGGCGCTGGACGAGGCCGCGACCAGGCTGCACGCGGTGCAGCAGGCCCACGGGAAGGACGCGGTGGCCTCGTACCTGGGCAACCCCAACGTACACAACCTGGGCAACATGGTGTTCGCGCCCGCGCTGGTGAAGACGCTGCGCTCGCGCAACCGCTTCTCCGCGACGTCGGTGGACCAGCTTCCGCACCAGCTCGTGTCCTACGCGATGTTCGGCCACCAGCTCCTCATCCCCATTCCGGACCTGGACCACACGCGGCACCTGCTGGTGCTGGGCGCCAATCCCCTCGCCTCCAACGGCAGCTTGATGACGGCGCCGGACATCCGCGCGCGCCTGCGCGCCATCCAGGAGCGCGGCGGCAAGCTCGTCGTCGTGGACCCGCGCCGCACGGAGACGGCCGCCATCGCCGACACCCACGTCTTCATCCGCCCCGGCACCGACGCGCTGCTGCTCCTGGCCCTGGTGCACGTGGCCCTGGTGGAGCACACGCCGCGCCCCAATCACTTGAGCACGCGGCTGGAGGGGCTCGACGCCGTGAAGGAGCTCGTCCGCGACTTCCCTCCCGAGCGCACCGCCCGGCACACGGGGGTCCCCGCAGAGGTGGTGCGCGGGCTGGCGCGCGACTTCATCACGTCGGAGAGCGCCGTCTGCTACGGGCGCATGGGCCTGTCCACCCAGCCGTTCGGCTCGCTGTGCCAATGGCTCATCAACGTCCTCAACATCACGACGGGCAACCTGGACCGGCGCGGCGGCGCCATGTTCACCCAGCCCGCGTTCGACATCGTCGGAGGACCTCGAGCGATGGGGCTGGGACGCGGCAGCCTGGGCCGCTGGAAGAGCCGCGTGCGAGGGCTGCCGGAGTTCGGCGGCGAGCTGCCCTCCGCCGTCATGGCGGAGGAGATGCTCACCCCCGGCGAGGGACGCATCCGCGCGCTCGTCACCCTGGCGGGCAACCCTGTGCTGTCCACGCCCAACGGCGCGCAGTTGGAGCGCGCGCTCGCGGGCCTCGACTTCATGGTGAGCCTGGACCCGTACCTCAACGAGACGACGCGCCACGCGCACCTCATCCTCCCGCCCGTCTCCCCGCTGGAGCGCGGCCACTACGACGTGGCCTTCCACGTGCTGGCCGTGCGCAACACGGCCAAGTACTCACCGCCCCTCTTCCCGCCCGCGCCCGATGCCCACGAGGACTGGCAGACGACGCTCGAGCTCCAGCACCGGCTCCAGAACCTGCGGCGGGGACGGCCGTCCCTGCGGCAGACGCTCCTGCATCAGGCGCTGCGTCGCATGGGACCGGAGCGGCTGCTGGACATCGGCCTGCGCATGGGGCCCCACGGCGCGCGCTTCAATCCGCTGCGCAAGGGAATGTCCCTGGCGAAGCTGCGCGAGTCCCCTCACGGCGTGGACCTGGGTCCGCTCCAGCCGTGTCTGCCCAGCCGGCTCCAGACGAAGGACCGCCGCATCCACCTGGCCCCCGAGGCCCTCACGGCGGACGTGCGACGGCTGCGCGACACCTTCCCGGAGCACACCGCGTCCGATGTGGAGACGGGAGACGAGCGCCTGCTGCTCATCGGCCGGCGCCACCTGCGCGACAACAACTCCTGGATGCACAACGTGCAGGGCCTGGTGAAGGGCAAGCCGCGCTGCACGTTGATGATGCACCCGGAGGACGCGGCGCGGCTGGGGCTCTCCGACGGGATGAGCGCCGTCGTCACCTCACGCGTGGGCGAGGTGACGGTGCCCGTGGCCGTGACGGGCGACATCATGCCGGGCGTGGTGAGCCTGCCGCACGGCTATGGCCACCGGCGCGAGGGCACCGGCCAGCGCATCGCCGCCGAGCACGCGGGCATCAGCCACAACGACCTCACGGACGAGCTGTCCGTGGACGTGCCCAGCGGCAACGCCGCCTTCAACGGTACACCGGTGCGGGTGAAGCCGGCCGGGGTGTCGCCGGCAGCCTCCACACCAGCGGCGTGA